The following proteins are co-located in the Pseudomonas cavernae genome:
- a CDS encoding GspE/PulE family protein produces the protein MSAIASPAADRILDLAELLRELVVQGRLDQDTAEQCLAIRRSAASNQQHPLEFLASQQLDDRQRPGKKFDLESLTVWLAQWSGQPYLRIDPLKINVAAITPLMSYAFAQRHKILAVAVDSEAVTIASAQPFVHGWESNLTHVLKRPIKRVVANPGDIQRYTLEFYRLAKSVSGATHADQKISGVGNFEQLLSLGAQDQEPDANDAHIVNIVDWLFQYAYQQRASDIHIEPRREMGTVRFRIDGVLHNVYQFPPQVTMAIVSRLKSLGRMNVAEKRKPQDGRIKTKTPDGGEVELRLSTLPTAFGEKMVMRIFDPEVLLKNFDQLGFSADDLKRWQSMTGQPNGIILVTGPTGSGKTTTLYTTLKQLATSEVNVCTIEDPIEMIEPAFNQMQVQANIELTFASGVRALMRQDPDIIMVGEIRDLETAEMAIQAALTGHLVLSTLHTNDAPSAISRLLELGVPYYLLKATLLGVMAQRLVRTLCPHCKAPVTLDEADWQSLTKPWSAPPPTQAMRAVGCLECRDTGYRGRAGVYEIMLLNDNIKPLITADTDLIALRRAAFKDGMRSLRLSGAQKVAAGQSTIEEVLRVTPQSEQK, from the coding sequence ATGTCCGCCATTGCTTCGCCCGCCGCCGATCGCATCCTCGACCTCGCCGAACTGCTGCGCGAACTGGTCGTCCAGGGTCGTCTCGACCAGGACACCGCCGAGCAATGCCTGGCGATCCGTCGGAGTGCGGCGAGCAACCAGCAGCATCCGCTGGAGTTCCTCGCCAGCCAGCAACTCGACGACCGCCAGCGCCCGGGCAAGAAGTTCGACCTGGAAAGCCTCACGGTGTGGCTGGCGCAATGGTCCGGGCAGCCCTACCTGCGCATCGACCCGCTGAAGATCAACGTCGCCGCCATCACCCCGCTGATGTCCTACGCCTTCGCCCAGCGCCACAAGATCCTCGCCGTGGCGGTGGACAGCGAGGCGGTGACCATCGCCAGCGCGCAGCCCTTCGTGCACGGCTGGGAGTCCAACCTGACCCACGTGCTGAAGCGGCCGATCAAGCGCGTGGTGGCCAACCCCGGCGACATCCAGCGCTACACCCTGGAGTTCTACCGCCTGGCCAAGTCGGTCAGCGGCGCCACCCACGCCGACCAGAAGATCAGCGGTGTCGGCAACTTCGAGCAGCTGCTCAGCCTCGGCGCCCAGGACCAGGAACCGGACGCCAACGACGCGCACATCGTCAACATCGTCGACTGGCTGTTCCAGTACGCCTACCAGCAGCGCGCCAGCGACATCCACATCGAGCCGCGCCGCGAGATGGGCACCGTGCGCTTTCGCATCGACGGCGTGCTGCACAACGTCTACCAGTTCCCGCCGCAGGTCACCATGGCCATCGTCAGCCGCCTGAAGAGCCTCGGGCGGATGAACGTCGCCGAGAAGCGCAAGCCGCAGGACGGCCGGATCAAGACCAAGACCCCGGACGGCGGCGAGGTCGAGCTGCGCCTGTCGACCCTGCCCACCGCCTTCGGCGAGAAGATGGTGATGCGTATCTTCGACCCCGAGGTGCTGCTGAAGAACTTCGACCAGCTCGGTTTCTCCGCCGACGACCTCAAGCGCTGGCAGAGCATGACCGGCCAACCCAACGGCATCATCCTGGTCACCGGGCCGACCGGCTCGGGCAAGACCACCACGCTGTACACCACCCTCAAGCAGCTGGCCACCAGCGAGGTGAACGTCTGCACCATCGAGGACCCGATTGAGATGATCGAGCCGGCGTTCAACCAGATGCAGGTGCAGGCCAACATCGAGCTGACCTTCGCCAGCGGCGTGCGCGCGCTGATGCGCCAGGACCCGGACATCATCATGGTCGGCGAGATCCGCGACCTGGAGACCGCGGAGATGGCGATCCAGGCGGCGCTCACCGGCCACTTGGTGCTGTCGACCCTGCACACCAACGACGCGCCGAGCGCCATCAGCCGCCTGCTCGAACTCGGCGTACCCTACTACCTGCTCAAGGCCACCCTGCTCGGGGTGATGGCCCAGCGCCTGGTGCGCACCCTGTGCCCGCACTGCAAGGCGCCGGTGACGCTCGACGAGGCCGACTGGCAGAGCCTGACCAAACCCTGGAGCGCGCCGCCACCGACCCAGGCGATGCGCGCCGTCGGCTGCCTGGAATGCCGCGACACCGGCTACCGCGGGCGCGCCGGGGTGTACGAGATCATGCTGCTGAACGACAACATCAAGCCGCTGATCACCGCCGACACCGACCTCATCGCCCTGCGCCGCGCCGCCTTCAAGGACGGCATGCGCAGCCTGCGCCTGTCCGGCGCGCAGAAGGTCGCCGCCGGCCAGAGCACCATCGAGGAAGTGCTGCGCGTCACGCCGCAGAGCGAGCAGAAGTAG
- a CDS encoding inorganic triphosphatase: MNKETEIKLRASRETLAALRDHPLLKKRNKSGWERRELFNQYYDTPARELAEAKVALRLRRDGDSYIQTLKSRGQSVAGLSERHEWDWYLEQPQLDPQLLGDDCWPASLADLDKRLLQPLFTTDFVRERAEIAWGRGKTKVVIEAALDLGKVSADGREEEICELELELRQGEPEALLELATELAASLPLMPCDISKAERGYRLFDAASYALGLPAPALGAEQPLDDAFAALAWHLLGSSQRLAEQYRFNGHWRLLVDWVAQLAELRALLSSLGQAAPRVASHELRATLDALLDDWRPRIQAGQDDEAVRQAAPAQFAAELAATRWGLFSLQASQWLLQRRWAAQRSNRGNRQGAAQLSNWLTHLFGEEGAALQLKRYQQQPEDLGEQLPRLERLLVWLRLARQVLEVPEVDRLYGELSKLAELASRPLDPELLVARTAQAHTVAALKAWKALTR, from the coding sequence CGACACGCCGGCGCGCGAGCTGGCCGAGGCCAAGGTCGCGCTGCGCCTGCGCCGCGATGGCGACAGCTATATCCAGACCCTGAAGAGCCGCGGCCAGAGCGTCGCCGGGCTGTCCGAGCGCCACGAGTGGGACTGGTATCTGGAGCAGCCGCAACTCGACCCGCAACTGCTCGGCGACGACTGCTGGCCGGCCAGCCTGGCGGACCTGGACAAGCGGCTGCTGCAGCCGCTGTTCACCACCGACTTCGTCCGCGAGCGCGCCGAGATCGCCTGGGGCCGCGGCAAGACCAAGGTGGTGATCGAGGCGGCGCTGGACCTCGGCAAAGTCAGCGCCGATGGCCGTGAGGAAGAGATCTGCGAGCTCGAGCTGGAGCTGCGCCAGGGCGAGCCCGAGGCCCTGCTGGAACTGGCCACCGAACTGGCCGCCAGCTTGCCGCTGATGCCCTGCGACATCAGCAAGGCCGAGCGCGGCTACCGCCTGTTCGATGCCGCCAGCTACGCCCTCGGCCTGCCGGCCCCGGCGCTCGGCGCCGAACAGCCGCTCGACGACGCCTTCGCCGCCCTCGCCTGGCACCTGCTCGGCAGCAGCCAGCGCCTCGCCGAGCAATACCGCTTCAACGGCCACTGGCGCCTGTTGGTCGACTGGGTCGCCCAGCTCGCCGAGCTGCGCGCCCTGCTCAGCAGCCTCGGCCAGGCCGCGCCGCGGGTCGCCAGCCATGAGTTGCGCGCCACCCTCGACGCCCTGCTGGACGACTGGCGCCCGCGCATCCAGGCCGGCCAGGACGACGAGGCCGTGCGCCAGGCGGCGCCCGCGCAGTTCGCCGCGGAACTGGCCGCAACCCGCTGGGGCCTGTTCTCCCTGCAGGCCTCGCAGTGGCTGCTGCAGCGCCGCTGGGCGGCGCAGCGCAGCAACCGCGGCAACCGCCAGGGCGCCGCGCAGCTGAGCAACTGGCTGACCCATCTGTTCGGCGAGGAAGGCGCGGCGCTGCAGCTCAAGCGTTATCAGCAGCAGCCGGAAGACCTCGGCGAGCAGCTGCCGCGCCTCGAACGCCTGCTGGTCTGGTTGCGCCTGGCGCGCCAAGTGCTGGAGGTGCCCGAAGTCGACCGCCTGTACGGCGAGCTGAGCAAGCTGGCCGAACTCGCCAGCCGCCCGCTCGACCCCGAGCTGCTGGTCGCGCGTACCGCCCAGGCCCATACTGTGGCGGCGCTCAAAGCCTGGAAGGCCCTGACGCGATAG